In Clostridium ljungdahlii DSM 13528, the genomic window ATTAAAAGCGCCTATTTTATTTATAATATGTTTGTAGTTTATCTTTTCAGTATAACAGTGGTCAAAATGATTGTGGCTTATTGTAACGACATCAACGTCTCCTTTAAAAGTTTTATAGCCTACAGTTTCGTCAAAAGGATCTGTTAAAAGTTTTCTACCTTTTGAATCTTCAAATAAGAAACTTGAATGACCAAACCATCTTATTTTCATAGAATATCGCCCCTTTGTAAAATATGTTTTGATTATTTTGAATTAATATGTTAACATAACAATTTTTAAGTACAAAATTCTCATTTTTTATACTATAATTATAATAGTATATGTTACACTAAGGCAATTATTCTGCTGAACGGGGGTCATTATTTGAAGATTACAAGAATTTCTATGATGATATTATTAAGTCTTATATTTGTATTAATTATGTTTGCAAAAGGAAATACTGTACATGCAATTAATTACAGCGGAATTACTATAGGAAATGATGTGGAAACCAATAAGTCCTGGAATATAAAGTTCAACATGAAATTAGACCAAGATACAGTAAATGATTCAAACATAGTGGTAACAGATAGTACAGGAAATGCTGTCCCCATATCTTTGCAGGTTGAAAAGGATGGGATGGGTGTAGTAGTTACCCCTAAAAGCCAGTATGCATATGGTAAAACCTATAATTTAATTGTAAAAAGTGGAGTAAAAGCTGTAAATGGGAAAAATCTGTCCAGCGAAGCTAAGGTGCAATTTGGAGTGAAATCTAACCCAAGTTCTAATAACAAATATACTGTTACAATTGATGCTGGTCATGGAGGAACTGATGCAGGAAATATAAGTGAAGCAGGATTGAAAGAAAAAGATGTAGATTTGTCTGTGGCACTAAAGACTGGAAAAATATTAGAGCAAAATGGAGTAAACGTGGTTTACACCAGGAAAGATGATAATGTAACCTGGAATGATAGTACAAATTTACAAGCTCGTTTTGACATAGCAAATAACGCAAAATCAAATTTGTTTGTCAGTCTGCATGTTAATTGCTATACGGGAAGTGCCTTGGTGAATGGAATAGAAACTTATTATAGAGCTTCAAATGATTCTGCTAAAAATACAGCAAATAATATTCAAAGTGACTTAATAAGTTATACAGGACTCTCTAACAGAGGGATTAAAGAAGGGACAGCTCAGCATAAAATACTGATGGGAACTACAGCACCAGCTGTTATGGTTGAACTTGGCTTTATGACTAATCCTAAGGAAAGCCAATTAATTGGAAGTGAAGATTTTCAAAATAAAAGTGCATCAGCTATTGCAAATGGAATTTTAAAGTCTTTACCATCTCTTCAGGAAGAAAATACAGTAAATGTAAGTTCAATATCTAACTTATCGGATAGTATAATTGTAGGAAGTAAGTATTCTCTGCCAACTAGTGTACAAGCTACCATGAGTGATGGAACTAGTAAAAAAGTAAATATTGTATGGAATCCAAACAATGTTGACACATCTAAGGTAGGTATATTTACGTATAAGGGAACTGTAACAGGATATAGTAAAACTGTAACATTTACTTTAACTGTAAAAGCAAAACAAATAGAGCCAGTACCAGTAATACCATCGGAAGGTGCACCTGTGATAGTTATAGATCCTGGTCATGGCATAGGTAGTGATATAGGTTCAAATGGAAATGGATTTCAAGAGGATGATGTAACTTTAAGTGTTGGCTTAAAAGTTGGGAAAATACTTGAATCCAAGGGAGTGAAAGTAATTTATACTAGGACTACAGATGAGCGAAAAACAACTTCTTTAACTGTCACTGAAAGTCTTCAAAGACGATGTGATACTGCAAACAATGCAGGTGCAACCTATATGATTTCAATTCATACCAATGCTTTTGATGATCCAGCTGCAGAAGGAACTGAAACACTGTATTATACAGGAAGTGTAAAGGGAGAGAAAATGGCAGAGGCTATACAAAAAAGCTTGTCTAGTGCTCTTGGAACCTATAGCAGGGGACTTAAAGATGGAAGCTGGCTTTATATAGCAAAGCATACTACTGCACCAACGGTTTTAACGGAGTTAGGTTTTCTTACCAATAAAAATGATGCGGGAATATTAGGAACTGATGGTGGTAGAAGTAAAGCTGCACAAGCCATAGCAAGTGCTATATTACAGGTTTTAGGAATATAATACAAAAAAATTGTCTAAAAAAATTGACAATAGAAAATTCATATAATATAATAAAAGGAAATTATATAGGTAGTAATTGAAAAACATTGAACAGGAAAAGTATTTAAGTTTGTTTTTATTTACAGAGAGTGGGGGAGTGCTGAAAACCCATAGAAAAGCTTAAAGAAAATCACCTGGGAGTTGAAGAATTGAACAGTATTTTTATAATCACTTTAGTAAATTCTTACGTAATTCTACGTTACAGAATAGAGTATGGTAGTACTTAAATTTATTACCCATAGGTGGTACAGCGAGTTAAACTTCGTCCTATTTGGATGAAGTTTTTTTATTGCGTATTTTTTAGTTTAAAAATTATATGGTGTATAAACATTGAAAAATAGTAAAAACTTAACAATGAGAATAGAAAGGGGTTAAATCCATGTATAAAAAAATTGATAGTGATAAAACTTTTGTACAGATGGAAAAGGATGTTTTAAAATTATGGCAAGATAAAAAAGTAGTTGAAAAAAGTTTTAAAGAAAATGAGGATGGTGAATACTTTACTTTTTACGATGGACCTCCAACTGCAAATGGCAAACCTCATATAGGACACGTTCTAACTAGAGTTATGAAAGATCTTATACCAAGATATAAGGTTATGAGGGGATATAAAGTATTGAGAAAAGCAGGTTGGGATACGCATGGGCTTCCTGTTGAACTAGAAGTTGAAAAGAGTCTTGGGATTTCTGGAAAACCACAAATTGAAAAATACGGTGTAGAAGATTTTATAAAGAAATGTAAGAATAGTGTATTTACTTATGTAAGCCAATGGAAAGAAATGTCTGATAGGTTAGGATTCTGGGTAGACATGGATAATCCATATGTAACATATCACAATGATTACATAGAATCAGAATGGTGGGCACTTAAAAAAATATGGGAAAAGGATCTTTTATATAAAGGTCATAAAATAGTGCCATATTGTCCTAGATGTGGAACTGCACTTTCTTCCCATGAAGTTTCTCAAGGATATAAAGATGTAAAAGAGACATCAGTATATGTTAAATTTAAAATTAAGGACCAAGATAAATACATGATAGCATGGACAACTACGCCTTGGACACTTCCTAATAATATGGCATTAGCTGTAAATAAAAGCTATGATTATGTAGAAGTTCTTAATCAAGAACAACATTTAATACTAGCAGAAGCTATGTTAGAAAAGCTAGAGGGAGAATATGAAGTCTTAAGAAAGTTCAAGGGAGAAGAATTAGTTGGACTTGATTATGAACCAATCTTCAATTTCGCATCCTTTGAAGGAAAAGCACATTATGTTGTTCATGCAGATTATGTAACCTTAACAGAAGGTACTGGAATAGTTCATACAGCTCCTGCTTTTGGTGAAGATGATAGTATTACAGGGAAAAAATACAATATTCCTATGACAAATTCTGTAGATACTCAAGGAAGATATAAAGAAGAAGTTATTCCATGGAAAGGTCTTTTCGTAAAAGATGCTGATCCTAAAATAATAGAATATTTAAAAGAAAAAGGAATGCTTTATAAGGCAGAAAAATTTACTCACTCCTATCCATTCTGTTGGAGATGTGATACTCCACTTTTATACTATCCAAGAGATACTTGGTTTATAAGAATGTCTCAAATGAGAGATAAACTAGTTAAAAATACTAATGATACAAACTGGTATCCTGATAATATAAGAACTGGTAGATTTGGAAACTTTGTTGAAGGAGTAATAGATTGGGGACTTAGCAGAGAAAGATATTGGGGTACACCTCTTCCAATATGGGAATGTGAATGTGGTCATAGAGAGTGCATAGGAAGTATTAAAGAATTAAAGGAAAAAGGAATAAATGTACCAGATGATATAGAACTTCATAAACCTTATATAGATAGAGTTAAGTTAAAGTGTCCTCATTGTGGAAAAGAAATGAAGAGAGTATCAGAAGTAATTGATTGCTGGTTTGATTCAGGTTCAATGCCTTTTGCACAGCATCATTATCCTTTTGAAAATAAAGAAGTTTTTGAGAAAAACTTCCCTGCACAATTTATATCTGAGGCAGTAGACCAGACTAGAGGATGGTTCTATACTCTTATGGCTATATCTACTGTAATGTTTGATAGAAGTCCATTTGAAAATTGTGTGGTTCTGGGACACGTTTTGGATAAACACGGATTAAAAATGTCAAAGCATAAAGGAAATGTTTTAAGTCCTTCTACTATTTTGGAAAATGAAGGAGCAGATGCAGCTAGATGGTATTTCTATACTGAAAGTGCACCATGGCTTCCATCTAGATTTTATGAAGAAGCAGTACAGGATAGTCAGAGAAAATTCTTAGGTACCCTATGGAATGTATATTCTTTTTATGTGCTTTATGCCGATTTAGATAATTTTAACCCTATGGATTATAAAGATTTTGTAAGTGAGAATGTAATGGATAAGTGGATAATCTCCAGATTGAATTCTCTTATAAAGCAAACTGAAGATCACTTAGATAATTATAGAATTACTCAAGCTGCTCAGAATATAGGAAACTTTGTAGATGAACTTTCAAACTGGTATGTAAGAAGAAATAGATCAAGATTCTGGAGTCAAAAGTTAACAGATGATAAAATAGGAGCATATTTAACATTATATAAAGTACTAAATACTTTATGTCTGGTAGCTGCACCATTTGTACCATTTATGACAGAAGAAATTTATCAAAATCTTGTAGTAAATCTTGATAAAAATGCAGTAGAAAGTGTTCATTTATGTAAATGGCCAGAATATGATTCAAGTGCAGTAGATGATAAACTTGAGAAAGATATGGAAGAAGCTTATAAGATAGTTAAACTTGGAAGAAGTGCTAGAAACAGTGCTAATATAAAAAATAGGCAGCCTCTTTCTGAAATGCTTATAAGTGTAAATACTCTTCCTGAATATTATGGAGATATAATAAAGGATGAATTGAATATTAAAAATATAGTTTTTAATGCAGATTTATCAAAGTATGTTAACTTTAGTATAAAACCAAATTTACCTGTATTAGGTAAAAAATATGGTAAATTAATACCAAAAATAAAGAATGAAATATCATCCATGAATCAAATGGAATTGGCACAAAAGATAAATGACAAGGAAACCGTAAAGATAAATATATCAGAGTCAGAAATAGAGTTAAATTCAGATAACTTACTTATTACAATGGAAGGCTTAGAGGGATTTGCATTTGCAGGAGAAGGAAGCACTGGAATTGTTTTAGAAACCGCAATTACAGAAGAACTTAGAGAAGAAGGAAATTTGAGAGAGATTTTAAGCAAAGTTCAAAATATGAGAAAAGAAAGTGGTTTCGAAGTTGCAGATAAGATAAATCTATATATTTCAGGTAATGAAAAACTTGAAGCGGTAGTGAAAAAGTTTGATGAAAGAATAAAAAAAGAAACTCTTTCTATGGATGTTATTTATAATGCCAATAGAGAATATAATAATTGTAACATTAATGGAGAAAAACTAGATATTGCAATGGAAGTAGTAAATAAATAAAGCAATTAGTAAATAGGCTAATCACTAATTTTAAATATATATTTATTTTAAAGTTAGTGATTAGTTTTAATTGGATATATGAAATATTGTAAATTAGCTTGTAATAAGTCAATTTTATAAGTATAATTATTAAAAAAGTAATTGGTAGGTGATAAGGTGGCAGCATCAATTAAAGACGTTGCTAGAGAGGCAGGAGTTTCAATAGCTACAGTATCTAGAGTACTTAATGATGTAGACGTTGTAAATGAAGAAACTAAAAAAAAGGTTTTAACAGCTATTGAAAAACTAGGTTATAGGCCCAATATAGTAGCAAGAAGTCTTAAAACTCAAAGAACAAGAACTATAGGGATAATAATCCCGGATATATCTAATCAGTTTTATCCTGAGATTGTAAGAGGAGCTGAAGATGTAGCAAATATATATGATTATAATATAATGTTATGTAATACTGATTTAGATATAGAAAAAGAAATGGAATATTTAAAGGTTCTGAAAGAGAAGATGGTAGATGGAGTTTTATATATGAGTAATTCCTTAGAACCAAAAATATTGGATCTCATAAAACAACTTCAGCTTCCAATGGTTTTAGTAGAGACCACAAATGAAAAAGAAAGTATACCTAGCGTAACTATTGATAATGAAAAAGCTGCATATGAAGGTGTAACTTATCTAATAAAAAATGGAAATAAGAATATAGCTTACATAGGTGAAAATCCAGATATGGCAAATGCTAGTGCCGTAAGGTACAAAGGGTATAGAAAGGTTCTTGAGGAAAATAACCTGAAGTTGGACAAAAGTAAGGTTTATTTTGGAAATGTTAAAGCAAAAGATGGTTACAAAGGAATGAGTGAAATACTCAGTAAAACTAAAGTAGATTCAGTATTTTGCACCAGTGATGAAGTGGCTATGGGAGCTATAAATGCACTTAGAGATAATAATATTAGGGTACCTGAAGACGTGGATGTAATGGGATTTGGCAATATATATTCTGCCTCCATATTTTATCCTAAGCTAACAACTGTAGCGCAACCCACTTATGACATGGGGTCTGTTGGAATGAGGATGCTCATAAAATTAATAAATAAGCAAGAACTTGAAAAAAAGAACTATGTATTGTCACATAAATTGATTGAGAGGGATTCCTGCAAAAAATAATTTTATTTAGGACAAAAATTTATTTATAAAAATTTAATACAAAAGTATTAAATGATAATATATAATTATAATCAAAAAAATATATATTATAGGGAAAGGAAAACGTAATGGTAGAAAAAATAATTGAAATAGTTATTTTTGTCTTAGATAAAACGGGGTATATAGGCACATTTGCAGCTATGGCTCTTGAGAGTGCCTGTATACCTATTCCAAGTGAAGCTATACTGCCATTTGGAGGATACCTAAGTTATACGGGAAGACTAAGTTTACCTCTTGTTATAATAGTTGGTACATTTGGAGGAACAATAGGTTCTTTAGGTGCATATTATATTGGAAAAATAGGTGGAAGACCTTTAGTTGAAAAATACGCGGAAAAACTCAGATTATCTAGGTCCCATATTGAAAAAAGCGATTATTATTTTAGCAAATATGGAGAAAAAATAGTGTTTTTTTCTCGACTATTACCTATAATCAGAACTTTTATCTCTCTTCCTGCAGGGATAAGTAAAATGGAAGTTAAAAAATTTATAATTTACACTTTACTTGGATCTTCTATATGGAGTATTATTTTAGGATATGCAGGTTATAAAATGGGAGAGAAATGGACAATTATACGACAATGGTTTCATTTTGCAGACATAGCATTAGTTGTTTTTATAATTATATTTGTATTGTATAAGTTAGTGTATAAAAAAATAAATAGGAAAAATTCTTAGACGGAATTTAATAAGTAAAAAAATTCAGTGAAAATATATTTCACTGAATTTTTTTGGCTGAAATTTGTATTTTATAAGGTACATAAAATCATTGAAAAAAATGCCGTCACATATATTTGAATTTTGTTTAACGATTTTTTTGAAGTATTTCCCTTATGATGGTATAATTTAACATAAAAGTAAATACATTAATTAGTTAACCACTATTAGGAGGGGGATTATGGAATACAGGGAAAAGATAAAAGAGATATTTTCTTATTTGCTAAGATTAAAAAAACTAAATGAAAAATCCGTAAGAAATGTTTATGATTATGATAAGTTGTACTGGGAAGAAGAGTTTTCCCATATGGCTGGATGTATTGTTAGTAAAACTGTTACCAGTGAAAATTGGATTGAGGTGAATAAAAAGTGTGGAAAGCTGTATCAGGAGTTTTTTAATCTATACCAGGAAAGTGAAAAAAATGGAGAGAATTTTGAGATAGTTTTTGGACATGGTTTAATTGTATGGAATATAGATAAGGAAAAAATACTTCACCCTGTTTTGACTACTAGAATGAAAATAGAATTTAATAAGGCAAAGGGCTCATTTATATTAATACCTTCAGGTAAGACTAGGTTAGAGACTTCCATTTTTGAAGGCCTGAAAGAATGTAATATGTCTGATATTATTTCCCTTGGAGATGAAGTAAGTCGTTTGAATTTAGATCCGAGAAATATAGAAAAAAGTAAGTCAGTATTTTTAAATTTAATTTCCCACATAAATGTTAAGGGTAAGTTGAGTCAGAGTAAGGTTTTAAAAAAGAAAATTGATTTTGAGCAGTTTCCTGTTATTTATAATTCCTCCGTTATATTGGTAAGAAAAAATAGTATGAAATTATGGCAGGTTGAAATAGCTAATATAATTGATGAAATAGATAATGGATATGAGATACCTGAGACCATTAAAGCTTTGGTTGATGAAGATGGGTCAGATTACAGTGGAGCTGATAAAAGCGAGTGGAAGGATGTGTCGGATAATTTGTTATTCCCGCTTCCTGCAAATTCAGAACAAAAAAGCATAGTAAAGAAAATATGTGAAAATTATGGAGTAGTTGTACAAGGACCACCTGGAACGGGAAAAAGTCATACTATAGTGAATTTGATATGTCACTTATTGGCAAATGGTAAAAAGATACTTGTAACTAGTCAAACAAGTAGAGCACTTAAAGTATTGACAGAAAAAATACCTGAAGAAATAAGACCTTTATGTATAAGTGTTTTGGGAAACGATATCAATTCGTTAAATGACCTTAACAAAGCTGTAAGAAAAATAACGGACAACCTCTCTATGGATCCAGAAATTATGGATGAAGAAGTTAAAAGTTTAGAAAAAGAATTAAGCTTTTGCAGGAGAAATGAGGAGCTTCTGTATGAAAAATTAAAAAAGATTCGAGAGAGGGAAAAGAGAAGTATAAATTATGAGGGAAAAGAGTATGACATTGTATATATAGCAAAGTGGGTCAAAGACAATAAAGACAAATATAGTTGGATGAAAGATAGAATAAAAATTGATCAAGTAATGCCGCTGTCAGATAAGGAATTCAATTTGTTAATATATCTGTTAGGGGATTTAGATAAGGATAAAAAGTGTAAGTTTGATAGCATTAAAAACATAATAAATAAATTACCTGACTTTAATGAAATATATAATAAAATTTCAGAGTATAAAAGATTAAATGGCCAATATGAAAATTATATTAAAACTGTAGAAGGGTGGCATATACCTAACGATAATAAATGCAACTATGAAAAAGTTTTAGAGCTTGCAAATATATGTAAAAGTAAAATTACCAAACTCCAGGAAAAAAATATATGGTGGAATGTATTTCAAGATTATCACAATAGTAAGATATCAAAGCAAACATTTAGAGACTTGTTGTGCAAAAGCAGCGAATACATGTTGAGCTTGAGTAGGATTAACAATCAGATTAGAAATTGCAAAATAGAGATTCCTGAAAATGTAAGCAAAAATAAGTTTATAGAAGACTTTGATATTTTATTTGATGCATTTAATGAAAAGGGAAAAGTAGGAAAAGTATTTATGATTTTTCATCCTGAATGCAAATATATACTGGAATATTGTAAAGTAAATGGTGCCTTATTAAAAAATACGGATCAAGCCTTAATAGTTAAACTCTATACCCAGCAGGAGAGGATTTTTGCTGCATTAAAGACTATGTGGAATAATGTAATGGAAGATTACGGTGGAGAAACAATAAACTCTAATTTAAGGGAAAGTGAGTTTATTGCTATTGAACAAAATTTAAATTATTTGGATGTTATAATAAATTGGGATATGGAGTATAAAAGGGAGATCTTAAGGGCTCTTGGGAAAATATCAGTTCCACAAAATATTGATTGGCATAAGAAAGAGACCTATGATTATTTAATTAAATGCGTAAATTTTATAAAGAATATGAATAAATATAATGAAGACAAAGCCTATATAGAGATATTGAAAAAGTTGATAAAAACTACGGAAAAGTTGAGAGATCTCTATAAAGCTGTGGACAATTTGAATATAGATGAAGTTAAGAGGATATTAAATGAATTTGAAGAAATTAAGTGTGTAAAAAATAAATCACTTAAAATAGATGAGTTAATAGGAAAAATGAAAAAAGTATGTCCCAAAACTTGCATAAATATATTGGATAACTGGGCTTACGATAAGGAAAAGTTTAACAGTTGGGGGCAAGCATGGAAGTGGGCTAAATGGAATAGTTTATTACAGAGCACCTATGATTTCAATGATGATAATATAGGTGACCTTATAGAAAATGAAAAAAATAGGGAGAAGGTGCTTATAAAAGATATAGTATCAAAGAAGACTTGGTATAATCAGATAATTAAAACTAAGGAAAGTGAAAAAAGAAGCTTATTTTCTTGGGCTCAGGCAGTAAAAAGAATTGGCAAAGGCAGAGGTAAGATGGTGCCTCAGTATAGGAAGATAGCTCAAAAAGAAATGGAAAAATGTAAAAAGGTTATACCTGTATGGATTATGCCTTTAAATAGGGTTATTGAAAACATAAAGTTATCTAAAAATATGTTTGATGTAATAATATTTGATGAAAGTAGTCAGAGCGATATATTCTCATTGTGTGCACTTATGAGGGCTAAGAGAGCAGTTATAGTAGGTGATGACAAACAAATAAGTCCAGAAACTATAGGTATTGATCAGAATGTGGTGCATGACTTAATAGAGAAGTACTTGGAAAATATACCTCAAAAAGAATGGTTTGATCTTCAAGTTAGTTTGTATGATACAGCACTTAGGGTATTTCCAAGTAGATTAATGTTGAAGGAACATTTCAGATGCGTACCGGAAATAATAAACTTCAGTAATGATTTAAGCTATTCAGGTGAAATAGTACCTCTTAGATATCCTAAAATATGTGAAAAATTTTATCCAGCGATAAACACTGTTAAAGTAAATGGCGGGGCTAGAGATGCATCTAAGCCTATAAATGTTAAGGAAGCTGAATGTTTAGTAGATAAGGTTGTTTCCTGCTGTAGGGATAAAAGATATTCTAATATGTCTATGGGTGTTATATCTTTACTTGGGGAACCTCAAGGGCATCTTATAGAAAATATGCTTAGAGAAAAAATAGGTGTAGAAGAGATGATAAATAGAAAGCTCATATGTGGAGATGCTTACTCTTTCCAGGGTGATGAGCGGGATATAATGTTTTTATCTATGGTTATTTCAAAGGATGTAAAATTTGCTCCACTTACTAAAGAAAATGACATAAGGAGATTTAATGTAGCTGCAAGTAGGGCTAGAAATCAGATGTGGCTATTTCATTCAATAGACTTAGAAGATTTAAATGAGGAATGTGTGCGTTATTCTCTCTTAAATTACTTCCTAAATTATAATAAGTATAGTGTTAAAAATAAAAGTATGGAATATGCATTTCAATCTAGATTTCAAAAAGACGTGTATGGCATTATAAAAAACAAGGGATATAAAATTGTGCCTGAGGTAAAAATAGGTAAGTACAAAATAGACTTTGTTGTGGAGGACGTGAGAAATAGGGTTGCAATTATATGTGATAGTGAACTGTCTCAGAAAAATTACAGCTCTAAGGAGATTATGGAAATCCAATTAGATTTAGAAAGATTAGGTTGGATATTTTATAAGATAAGAGAAGGTGAATTTTATTATAACCCGGAAAGGGTTATGGAAAAACTTTGGAGTAAGCTAAATAATATAGGTATTGAACAGTACAAGCTAGAAGAAATTCAGAATAAAAATCTTCAAGTTGTATAAAATATAGTGCCTTAAAAATGTTTTTAAGGCACTATATTTTTAGTCTTGTAATGAAATAATATTTTAAACAGTATTTCACAATTACAATAATTTATACATAGTATAAAACATAGCAAGTATTATTTGGAGTGAATTTATTGTTGTATGCACTAATTCTTGCAGGAGGTAAAGGAACAAGATTATTTCCATTATCTAGAGCTAAAAATCCAAAACAATTTTTAAAAATTGTAAATAATAAGAGTTTTTTAAGAAATACTGTAGATAGAATTAAGCCTTTAGTTGATACAAATAATATATATGTAGTTACTAATGAGGAATATATAGATAGAGTTCAAGCGGAACTTCCGGATATAAGTAGAAATAATATATTTGCAGAACCAGAAAATAAGGAAACAGCCACCTGTATAGGATTTTCGGCGGTGAAATTGTTAAAAAAGGATCCTCTAGCTACTATGATAATTTTGCCTTCAGATCATTATATAGAAAGTCAAAAATTATTTATAGATACCATAAATAAAGCGGTTGAGATTGCAGAAAAGAAAAAAGGACTTGTAACCATTGGAGTTAAACCCATAAGACCTGAAACAGGATATGGCTATATTGAAATGGGCGAAAAAATAAATATAGGAGTTAATGCTTTTAAAGTAGAAAGATTTTTAGAAAAGCCCAATATAGAAGTCGCAAAAGATTTGATATTAAAAGGAACCTATTTATGGAACAGTGGTATGTTTGTGTGGAAGGTGGATGTTTTTTTAAGAGAAATGCAGAAGTACCTTCCTAAAATGTATAAGAGTATGGCTCTTATATATAAAAACCTGGATACAAAACAGGAGGAGAAGGTAATACAGGAACAATATAAACGTATAGATGGGATATCTGTAGATTTTGGAATAATGCAAAAAACCAGAAAAGCTTATGTCATTAAATGCGAATTTTTATGGGATGACATAGGTACTTTTACTGCGTTAGGAAGGTTTCTTAAGGATGTAAAGGGTAATAATGTAAAGGGGAATACTGTAATAGAGTCTAGCGAAAGTTGTACTGTATTTGGAGGTGATAAACTTATAATAGTATTTGGGGTTAAGGATTTGATAGTAATAGATTCTGAAGATGTGCTTTTAATTATGGACAAAAATAGAGATCAGGAGGTAAAATATCTAGTAGATATTTTAAAGAATAAAAGTAACTTAAAAAAATACATTTAATGAAGAAATTGTAATTATGGAATATAGAGGCAGTTTCCATCTAAGAGATAATGTCAGTGAGTTTGTAAAATATCAAAGTTGCTGACAATTTTTTATTAAATTTAGCTTATTTTGTCGACTCATTTTTTTTATAATAAATTCTCTATGTAAGGCTTCACCTTTTAGTATATACTCTTCAAAATAAATTAGCTTTACTGGAAGCCTTCCTCTAGTATATTTGGCTCCCTTTCCTTTGTTATGAGTGGATATTCTTTTGTCTAAATTATTGGTGTAACCTGTATAAAGTGTTCCATCACTACATTTTAATATATATACATAATTCATTTTTTAATCTCTTCCATAAGCTTATTTTACAGATACGTAAGCATTATCTTTTATATAAAACCTCCAGAGGTAATCT contains:
- a CDS encoding N-acetylmuramoyl-L-alanine amidase is translated as MKITRISMMILLSLIFVLIMFAKGNTVHAINYSGITIGNDVETNKSWNIKFNMKLDQDTVNDSNIVVTDSTGNAVPISLQVEKDGMGVVVTPKSQYAYGKTYNLIVKSGVKAVNGKNLSSEAKVQFGVKSNPSSNNKYTVTIDAGHGGTDAGNISEAGLKEKDVDLSVALKTGKILEQNGVNVVYTRKDDNVTWNDSTNLQARFDIANNAKSNLFVSLHVNCYTGSALVNGIETYYRASNDSAKNTANNIQSDLISYTGLSNRGIKEGTAQHKILMGTTAPAVMVELGFMTNPKESQLIGSEDFQNKSASAIANGILKSLPSLQEENTVNVSSISNLSDSIIVGSKYSLPTSVQATMSDGTSKKVNIVWNPNNVDTSKVGIFTYKGTVTGYSKTVTFTLTVKAKQIEPVPVIPSEGAPVIVIDPGHGIGSDIGSNGNGFQEDDVTLSVGLKVGKILESKGVKVIYTRTTDERKTTSLTVTESLQRRCDTANNAGATYMISIHTNAFDDPAAEGTETLYYTGSVKGEKMAEAIQKSLSSALGTYSRGLKDGSWLYIAKHTTAPTVLTELGFLTNKNDAGILGTDGGRSKAAQAIASAILQVLGI
- the ileS gene encoding isoleucine--tRNA ligase, whose translation is MYKKIDSDKTFVQMEKDVLKLWQDKKVVEKSFKENEDGEYFTFYDGPPTANGKPHIGHVLTRVMKDLIPRYKVMRGYKVLRKAGWDTHGLPVELEVEKSLGISGKPQIEKYGVEDFIKKCKNSVFTYVSQWKEMSDRLGFWVDMDNPYVTYHNDYIESEWWALKKIWEKDLLYKGHKIVPYCPRCGTALSSHEVSQGYKDVKETSVYVKFKIKDQDKYMIAWTTTPWTLPNNMALAVNKSYDYVEVLNQEQHLILAEAMLEKLEGEYEVLRKFKGEELVGLDYEPIFNFASFEGKAHYVVHADYVTLTEGTGIVHTAPAFGEDDSITGKKYNIPMTNSVDTQGRYKEEVIPWKGLFVKDADPKIIEYLKEKGMLYKAEKFTHSYPFCWRCDTPLLYYPRDTWFIRMSQMRDKLVKNTNDTNWYPDNIRTGRFGNFVEGVIDWGLSRERYWGTPLPIWECECGHRECIGSIKELKEKGINVPDDIELHKPYIDRVKLKCPHCGKEMKRVSEVIDCWFDSGSMPFAQHHYPFENKEVFEKNFPAQFISEAVDQTRGWFYTLMAISTVMFDRSPFENCVVLGHVLDKHGLKMSKHKGNVLSPSTILENEGADAARWYFYTESAPWLPSRFYEEAVQDSQRKFLGTLWNVYSFYVLYADLDNFNPMDYKDFVSENVMDKWIISRLNSLIKQTEDHLDNYRITQAAQNIGNFVDELSNWYVRRNRSRFWSQKLTDDKIGAYLTLYKVLNTLCLVAAPFVPFMTEEIYQNLVVNLDKNAVESVHLCKWPEYDSSAVDDKLEKDMEEAYKIVKLGRSARNSANIKNRQPLSEMLISVNTLPEYYGDIIKDELNIKNIVFNADLSKYVNFSIKPNLPVLGKKYGKLIPKIKNEISSMNQMELAQKINDKETVKINISESEIELNSDNLLITMEGLEGFAFAGEGSTGIVLETAITEELREEGNLREILSKVQNMRKESGFEVADKINLYISGNEKLEAVVKKFDERIKKETLSMDVIYNANREYNNCNINGEKLDIAMEVVNK
- a CDS encoding LacI family DNA-binding transcriptional regulator, whose protein sequence is MAASIKDVAREAGVSIATVSRVLNDVDVVNEETKKKVLTAIEKLGYRPNIVARSLKTQRTRTIGIIIPDISNQFYPEIVRGAEDVANIYDYNIMLCNTDLDIEKEMEYLKVLKEKMVDGVLYMSNSLEPKILDLIKQLQLPMVLVETTNEKESIPSVTIDNEKAAYEGVTYLIKNGNKNIAYIGENPDMANASAVRYKGYRKVLEENNLKLDKSKVYFGNVKAKDGYKGMSEILSKTKVDSVFCTSDEVAMGAINALRDNNIRVPEDVDVMGFGNIYSASIFYPKLTTVAQPTYDMGSVGMRMLIKLINKQELEKKNYVLSHKLIERDSCKK
- a CDS encoding DedA family protein, giving the protein MVEKIIEIVIFVLDKTGYIGTFAAMALESACIPIPSEAILPFGGYLSYTGRLSLPLVIIVGTFGGTIGSLGAYYIGKIGGRPLVEKYAEKLRLSRSHIEKSDYYFSKYGEKIVFFSRLLPIIRTFISLPAGISKMEVKKFIIYTLLGSSIWSIILGYAGYKMGEKWTIIRQWFHFADIALVVFIIIFVLYKLVYKKINRKNS